In a single window of the Canis lupus dingo isolate Sandy chromosome 18, ASM325472v2, whole genome shotgun sequence genome:
- the API5 gene encoding apoptosis inhibitor 5 isoform X1, which yields MPSVEELYRNYGILADATEQVGQHKDAYQVILDGVKGGTKEKRLAAQFIPKFFKHFPELADSAINAQLDLCEDEDVSIRRQAIKELPQFATGENLPRVADILTQLLQTDDSAEFNLVNNALLSIFKMDAKGTLGGLFSQILQGEDIVRERAIKFLSTKLKTLPDEVLTKEVEELILTESKKVLEDVTGEEFVLFMKILSGLKSLQTVSGRQQLVELVAEQADLEQTFNPSDPDCVDRLLQCTRQAVPLFSKNVHSTRFVTYFCEQVLPNLSSLTTPVEGLDIQLEVLKLLAEMSSFCGDMEKLETNLRKLFDKLLEYMPLPPEEAENGENAGNEEPKLQFSYVECLLYSFHQLGRKLPDFLTAKLNAEKLKDFKIRLQYFARGLQVYIRQLRLALQGKTGEALKTEENKIKVVALKITNNINVLIKDLFHIPPSYKSTVTLSWKPVQKVEIGQKRANEDTTSGSPPKKSPAGPKRDARQIYNPPSGKYSSNLGNFNYEQRGAFRGSRGGRGWGARGNRSRGRLY from the exons ATGCCGAGCGTGGAGGAGCTTTACCGCAACTACGGCATCCTGGCCGACGCCACGGAGCAAGTGGGCCAG catAAAGATGCCTATCAAGTGATACTAGATGGTGTGAAAGGTggtacaaaggaaaaaagattagCAGCCCAGTTTATTCCgaaattctttaaacattttccagaattgGCTGATTCTGCTATCAATGCACAGTTAGACCTCTGTGAGGATGAAGATGTATCA ATTCGACGGCAAGCAATTAAAGAGCTGCCTCAGTTTGCCACTGGAGAAAATCTTCCCCGAGTGGCAGATATACTAACCCAACTTCTGCAGACAG ATGACTCTGCAGAATTTAACTTAGTGAACAACGCCCTGTTAAGTATATTTAAGATGGATGCAAAAG GGACTTTAGGTGGCTTGTTTAGCCAAATACTTCAAGGAGAGGACATTGTTAGAGAACGGGCAATCAAATTCCTTTCTACAAAACTTAAGACTTTACCAGATGAAGTCTTAACAAAGGAAGTAGAGGAACTTATACTAACTGAATCCAAAAAG GTCCTAGAAGATGTGACTGGTGAAGAATTTGTCCTGTTCATGAAGATACTGTCTGGGTTAAAAAGCTTACAGACAGTGAGTGGAAGACAGCAGCTCGTAGAGTTGGTGGCTGAACAGGCTGACCTAGAACAAACCTTCAACCCCTCGGACCCCGACTGTGTGGACAGGCTCTTACAGTGCACTCGGCAGGCGGTGCCCCTCTTCTCT aaaaatgtgCATTCCACAAGGTTTGTGACTTACTTCTGTGAGCAGGTTCTTCCCAACCTCAGTTCCTTGACTACCCCAGTGGAGGGTCTTGATATACAGTTGGAG GTATTGAAACTCTTGGCAGAAATGAGTTCATTTTGTGGTGACATGGAAAAGCTAGAAACAAATTTAAGGAAACTATTTGACAAGTTATTG gAGTACATGCCTCTCCCTCcagaagaagcagaaaatggGGAGAATGCTGGTAATGAAGAACCCAAGCTGCAGTTCAGCTATGTGGAATGTTTGTTGTACAGCTTCCACCAGCTGGGCAGAAAACTTCCAGATTTTTTAACAGCCAAGCTAAATGcagaaaaactgaaagattttaaaattag GCTGCAGTACTTTGCACGGGGTCTGCAGGTTTATATCCGACAACTTCGCTTGGCTCTGCAGGGTAAAACAGGCGAGGCCTTAAAAACAGAAGAG AACAAGATTAAAGTTGTTGCactgaaaataacaaataatattaatgttttaatcAAG GATCTCTTCCACATTCCTCCTTCTTATAAAAGCACAGTAACATTATCCTGGAAACCTGTACAGAAGGTTGAAATTGG GCAAAAGAGAGCCAATGAAGATACAACTTCCGGTTCACCACCCAAGAAATCTCCAGCAGGACCAAAAAGGGATGCCAGGCAGATATATAATCCTCCTAGTGGGAAATATAGCAGCAATTTGGGCAACTTTAATTATG AGCAGAGAGGAGCCTTCAGGGGAAGTAGAGGTGGCCGAGGCTGGGGAGCACGAGGAAATCGTAGTCGGGGAAGACTCTACTGA
- the API5 gene encoding apoptosis inhibitor 5 isoform X2, with translation MPSVEELYRNYGILADATEQVGQHKDAYQVILDGVKGGTKEKRLAAQFIPKFFKHFPELADSAINAQLDLCEDEDVSIRRQAIKELPQFATGENLPRVADILTQLLQTDDSAEFNLVNNALLSIFKMDAKGTLGGLFSQILQGEDIVRERAIKFLSTKLKTLPDEVLTKEVEELILTESKKVLEDVTGEEFVLFMKILSGLKSLQTVSGRQQLVELVAEQADLEQTFNPSDPDCVDRLLQCTRQAVPLFSKNVHSTRFVTYFCEQVLPNLSSLTTPVEGLDIQLEVLKLLAEMSSFCGDMEKLETNLRKLFDKLLEYMPLPPEEAENGENAGNEEPKLQFSYVECLLYSFHQLGRKLPDFLTAKLNAEKLKDFKIRLQYFARGLQVYIRQLRLALQGKTGEALKTEENKIKVVALKITNNINVLIKDLFHIPPSYKSTVTLSWKPVQKVEIGQKRANEDTTSGSPPKKSPAGPKRDARQIYNPPSGKYSSNLGNFNYEKKDSFKEYFSGAVRESNQ, from the exons ATGCCGAGCGTGGAGGAGCTTTACCGCAACTACGGCATCCTGGCCGACGCCACGGAGCAAGTGGGCCAG catAAAGATGCCTATCAAGTGATACTAGATGGTGTGAAAGGTggtacaaaggaaaaaagattagCAGCCCAGTTTATTCCgaaattctttaaacattttccagaattgGCTGATTCTGCTATCAATGCACAGTTAGACCTCTGTGAGGATGAAGATGTATCA ATTCGACGGCAAGCAATTAAAGAGCTGCCTCAGTTTGCCACTGGAGAAAATCTTCCCCGAGTGGCAGATATACTAACCCAACTTCTGCAGACAG ATGACTCTGCAGAATTTAACTTAGTGAACAACGCCCTGTTAAGTATATTTAAGATGGATGCAAAAG GGACTTTAGGTGGCTTGTTTAGCCAAATACTTCAAGGAGAGGACATTGTTAGAGAACGGGCAATCAAATTCCTTTCTACAAAACTTAAGACTTTACCAGATGAAGTCTTAACAAAGGAAGTAGAGGAACTTATACTAACTGAATCCAAAAAG GTCCTAGAAGATGTGACTGGTGAAGAATTTGTCCTGTTCATGAAGATACTGTCTGGGTTAAAAAGCTTACAGACAGTGAGTGGAAGACAGCAGCTCGTAGAGTTGGTGGCTGAACAGGCTGACCTAGAACAAACCTTCAACCCCTCGGACCCCGACTGTGTGGACAGGCTCTTACAGTGCACTCGGCAGGCGGTGCCCCTCTTCTCT aaaaatgtgCATTCCACAAGGTTTGTGACTTACTTCTGTGAGCAGGTTCTTCCCAACCTCAGTTCCTTGACTACCCCAGTGGAGGGTCTTGATATACAGTTGGAG GTATTGAAACTCTTGGCAGAAATGAGTTCATTTTGTGGTGACATGGAAAAGCTAGAAACAAATTTAAGGAAACTATTTGACAAGTTATTG gAGTACATGCCTCTCCCTCcagaagaagcagaaaatggGGAGAATGCTGGTAATGAAGAACCCAAGCTGCAGTTCAGCTATGTGGAATGTTTGTTGTACAGCTTCCACCAGCTGGGCAGAAAACTTCCAGATTTTTTAACAGCCAAGCTAAATGcagaaaaactgaaagattttaaaattag GCTGCAGTACTTTGCACGGGGTCTGCAGGTTTATATCCGACAACTTCGCTTGGCTCTGCAGGGTAAAACAGGCGAGGCCTTAAAAACAGAAGAG AACAAGATTAAAGTTGTTGCactgaaaataacaaataatattaatgttttaatcAAG GATCTCTTCCACATTCCTCCTTCTTATAAAAGCACAGTAACATTATCCTGGAAACCTGTACAGAAGGTTGAAATTGG GCAAAAGAGAGCCAATGAAGATACAACTTCCGGTTCACCACCCAAGAAATCTCCAGCAGGACCAAAAAGGGATGCCAGGCAGATATATAATCCTCCTAGTGGGAAATATAGCAGCAATTTGGGCAACTTTAATTATG aaaagaaagactcCTTTAAGGAATATTTCTCTGGAGCTGTAAGAGAGAGTAACCAATGA
- the API5 gene encoding apoptosis inhibitor 5 isoform X3 codes for MPSVEELYRNYGILADATEQVGQHKDAYQVILDGVKGGTKEKRLAAQFIPKFFKHFPELADSAINAQLDLCEDEDVSIRRQAIKELPQFATGENLPRVADILTQLLQTDDSAEFNLVNNALLSIFKMDAKGTLGGLFSQILQGEDIVRERAIKFLSTKLKTLPDEVLTKEVEELILTESKKVLEDVTGEEFVLFMKILSGLKSLQTVSGRQQLVELVAEQADLEQTFNPSDPDCVDRLLQCTRQAVPLFSKNVHSTRFVTYFCEQVLPNLSSLTTPVEGLDIQLEVLKLLAEMSSFCGDMEKLETNLRKLFDKLLEYMPLPPEEAENGENAGNEEPKLQFSYVECLLYSFHQLGRKLPDFLTAKLNAEKLKDFKIRLQYFARGLQVYIRQLRLALQGKTGEALKTEENKIKVVALKITNNINVLIKDLFHIPPSYKSTVTLSWKPVQKVEIGQKRANEDTTSGSPPKKSPAGPKRDARQIYNPPSGKYSSNLGNFNYERSLQGK; via the exons ATGCCGAGCGTGGAGGAGCTTTACCGCAACTACGGCATCCTGGCCGACGCCACGGAGCAAGTGGGCCAG catAAAGATGCCTATCAAGTGATACTAGATGGTGTGAAAGGTggtacaaaggaaaaaagattagCAGCCCAGTTTATTCCgaaattctttaaacattttccagaattgGCTGATTCTGCTATCAATGCACAGTTAGACCTCTGTGAGGATGAAGATGTATCA ATTCGACGGCAAGCAATTAAAGAGCTGCCTCAGTTTGCCACTGGAGAAAATCTTCCCCGAGTGGCAGATATACTAACCCAACTTCTGCAGACAG ATGACTCTGCAGAATTTAACTTAGTGAACAACGCCCTGTTAAGTATATTTAAGATGGATGCAAAAG GGACTTTAGGTGGCTTGTTTAGCCAAATACTTCAAGGAGAGGACATTGTTAGAGAACGGGCAATCAAATTCCTTTCTACAAAACTTAAGACTTTACCAGATGAAGTCTTAACAAAGGAAGTAGAGGAACTTATACTAACTGAATCCAAAAAG GTCCTAGAAGATGTGACTGGTGAAGAATTTGTCCTGTTCATGAAGATACTGTCTGGGTTAAAAAGCTTACAGACAGTGAGTGGAAGACAGCAGCTCGTAGAGTTGGTGGCTGAACAGGCTGACCTAGAACAAACCTTCAACCCCTCGGACCCCGACTGTGTGGACAGGCTCTTACAGTGCACTCGGCAGGCGGTGCCCCTCTTCTCT aaaaatgtgCATTCCACAAGGTTTGTGACTTACTTCTGTGAGCAGGTTCTTCCCAACCTCAGTTCCTTGACTACCCCAGTGGAGGGTCTTGATATACAGTTGGAG GTATTGAAACTCTTGGCAGAAATGAGTTCATTTTGTGGTGACATGGAAAAGCTAGAAACAAATTTAAGGAAACTATTTGACAAGTTATTG gAGTACATGCCTCTCCCTCcagaagaagcagaaaatggGGAGAATGCTGGTAATGAAGAACCCAAGCTGCAGTTCAGCTATGTGGAATGTTTGTTGTACAGCTTCCACCAGCTGGGCAGAAAACTTCCAGATTTTTTAACAGCCAAGCTAAATGcagaaaaactgaaagattttaaaattag GCTGCAGTACTTTGCACGGGGTCTGCAGGTTTATATCCGACAACTTCGCTTGGCTCTGCAGGGTAAAACAGGCGAGGCCTTAAAAACAGAAGAG AACAAGATTAAAGTTGTTGCactgaaaataacaaataatattaatgttttaatcAAG GATCTCTTCCACATTCCTCCTTCTTATAAAAGCACAGTAACATTATCCTGGAAACCTGTACAGAAGGTTGAAATTGG GCAAAAGAGAGCCAATGAAGATACAACTTCCGGTTCACCACCCAAGAAATCTCCAGCAGGACCAAAAAGGGATGCCAGGCAGATATATAATCCTCCTAGTGGGAAATATAGCAGCAATTTGGGCAACTTTAATTATG AGAGGAGCCTTCAGGGGAAGTAG